In Eupeodes corollae chromosome 3, idEupCoro1.1, whole genome shotgun sequence, a single genomic region encodes these proteins:
- the LOC129950418 gene encoding uncharacterized protein LOC129950418 produces the protein MRSTDALGRIYTVHPKNDECFYLRLLLEHIRGTTSFESLRTVNGIVCPTFRVACQQLNLLENDTHWDTTIAEAIIYASPSQIRTLFAIIISTCFPSNPRDLWNKYKDNMLEDILHRIRVS, from the coding sequence ATGCGTTCTACTGATGCTCTTGGTCGTATTTACACAGTTCATCCGAAGAATGATGAATGTTTCTATTTGCGGTTGTTGCTGGAACATATTCGAGGGACAACATCATTTGAATCACTACGAACTGTTAATGGTATCGTGTGCCCCACATTTCGTGTAGCATGTCAACAGCTAAATTTGCTTGAAAACGATACTCATTGGGACACGACAATCGCTGAAGCAATTATTTATGCATCTCCAAGTCAGATACGCACATTATTTGCTATCATCATTTCAACATGCTTCCCATCGAACCCACGTGACCTGTGGAACAAATACAAAGATAACATGTTAGAAGATATCTTACATCGAATTCGCGTCAGCTAA